A region of Oncorhynchus masou masou isolate Uvic2021 chromosome 29, UVic_Omas_1.1, whole genome shotgun sequence DNA encodes the following proteins:
- the LOC135519270 gene encoding leishmanolysin-like peptidase, with protein MATELRRFWKLGSLSRICTFSLLFLFVHCHTCKHQVPSLSEVVHKVYLKSERLTKRSSDQQLKITIIYDSSVDKLTSNKRRLVKDKLFSQAIDYLQKAFQVRRQAGPVLLSRQCVTNQYLRKKDDPHRYCQGACADITKCGPVIVPEHHLQQCKVCSETGRSCGSAGPLDGKGVEGADFVLYVSGVTTERCGQENIVAYAAYCQLESELDRPIAGYANLCPNMISTQPQEFEGMLSTVKHEVIHALGFSAGLFAFYHDDDGKPLTPRFASGLPAFNESLGLYQWSDAVIRKVTRLWDIRGGVMVRHEVHLLVTPRVVEEARRHFGCPILEGMELENQGGMGTELNHWEKRLLENEAMTGSHTQNRVFSRLTLAIMEDTGWYRANYSMAERLDWGKGLGCDFVMKSCKFWIERQRQSRKVVTLYCDTVRATPLQLTCRQDQLAVAVCNLQKYPQDLPLDYQYFDHIPEVSVMDLASYGGAVEIADYCPFSQEFSWHLSGEYQRNSYCRLQENQPDWWRNYGAEQYGPDSVCLYQKTAFVMEQCTRRMTYPDWGSGCYKISCSTQGLTVWVEDTAYQCVRTGQLLSVSVRVNDWVYNGVLVCPACSDFCSACPLPQQLPPLNTTKRIPIDPCSSSSSLVVTLCLLLFNFIRVYVELTDCLVDWLAD; from the exons ATGGCGACAGAGCTGAGACGCTTTTGGAAGCTTGGGTCATTGAGCCGTATCTGCACCTTCTCCCTTCTATTTCTGTTTGTGCATTGTCATACGTGTAAACATCAAGTTCCTTCTCTGTCGGAG GTTGTCCATAAAGTGTACCTGAAGTCTGAAAGATTAACCAAAAGAAGCTCCGATCAACAATTGAAGATAACGATAATTTATGATTCAAGTGTGGACAA GTTAACTTCAAATAAAAGAAGACTGGTGAAG GATAAATTGTTTTCACAAGCAATTGATTATCTACAGAAGGCATTTCAGGTTCGCCGGCAAGCAGGACCTGTATTACTCAGCAG ACAATGTGTGACCAATCAGTATCTGAGGAAGAAAGATGACCCTCACCGCTACTGCCAGGGAGCATGTGCAGACATCACTAAGTGTGGACCCGTCATTGTTCCTGAGCATcatctacag CAATGCAAGGTGTGCAGCGAGACAGGGAGATCGTGTGGCTCAGCAGGACCACTGGACgggaagggggtggagggggctGACTTTGTCCTCTATGTCAGTGGGGTGACTACAGAACGCTGTGGACAGGAGAACATTGTGGCCTATGCTGCATACTGTCAACTGGAGTCTGAGCTGGACAG ACCCATTGCTGGATATGCCAACCTGTGCCCCAATATGATTTCCACCCAACCTCAGGAGTTTGAGGGTATGTTGTCAACCGTCAAACACGAAGTCATACACGCCCTG GGTTTTTCTGCAGGGCTGTTTGCATTTTATCACGATGATGATGGCAAGCCTCTGACACCTCGGTTTGCAAGTGGACTACCAGCATTCAACGAGAG TTTAGGCCTGTATCAGTGGAGTGATGCAGTGATACGTAAAGTGACTCGATTATGGGACATCCGTGGTGGCGTGATGGTCCGACATGAAGTGCACCTACTAGTGACACCGCGTGTTGTG GAAGAGGCGAGGAGACATTTTGGCTGTCCCATCCTGGAGGGTATGGAGCTGGAGAACCAGGGAGGGATGGGTACTGAGCTGAACCACTGGGAGAAGAGGCTACTAGAG AATGAAGCAATGACTGGCTCTCACACCCAGAACAGAGTGTTTTCTAGGCTCACCTTGGCCATCATGGAAGACACAGG TTGGTACAGAGCCAACTACAGCATGgcagagaggctggactggggcAAAGGCCTGGGCTGTGACTTTGTGATGAAGAGCTGTAAATTCTGGATTGAAAGGCAACGACAGAG TCGTAAAGTGGTGACCCTTTACTGTGACACAGTGCGAGCCACACCCCTTCAGCTCACCTGCAGGCAGGACCAGCTGGCAGTGGCCGTCTGCAACCTGCAGAAGTACCCTCAGGACCTACCCCTGGACTACCAG TACTTTGACCATATCCCTGAAGTCTCTGTGATGGATCTGGCCTCCTACGGTGGAGCCGTGGAGATCGCTGACTACTGTCCCTTCAGCCAGGAGTTTAGCTGGCACCTGAGTGGAGAGTACCAACGTAACTCCTACTGCAGGCTCCAGGAGAACCAGCCCG ATTGGTGGAGGAACTACGGAGCTGAGCAGTATGGTCCAGACTCAGTGTGTTTGTACCAGAAGACTGCCTTCGTCATGGAGCAGTGTACCAGACGCATGACCTACCCTGACTGGGGAAGTGGCTGCTATAAG ATCTCTTGCTCTACCCAGGGTTTGACGGTGTGGGTGGAGGACACTGCTTACCAGTGTGTGCGTACGGGTCAGCTGCTGAGCGTCAGTGTGCGTGTTAATGACTGGGTATACAATGGGGTTCTCGTCTGTCCTGCCTGCTCAGACTTCTGTAGCGCCTGCCCTCTACCACAACAGCTCCCGCCCCTCAATACCACCAAGAGAATTCCTATTG ACCCTTGCTCCAGTTCCTCCAGCTTAgtggtaactctgtgtcttctaCTGTTCAACTTCATCCGTGTGTATGTGGAACTAACTGACTGTCTGGTTGATTGGCtagctgactaa